The Vibrio tarriae genome includes a window with the following:
- the ubiD gene encoding 4-hydroxy-3-polyprenylbenzoate decarboxylase, protein MNFKDLRDFLDYLEQRGELKRITHPIDPHYEMTEISDRTLRAKGPALLFENPLGYDFPVLTNLFGTPERVAMGMGRQQIQELRDVGQWLAYLKEPEPPRGLKELIEKLPVFKQVLNMPVKRLRRAPCQEIVWQGDEVDLDKIPVMSCWPDDVAPLLTWGLTITRGPHKKRQNLGIYRQQKIARNKVIMRWLAHRGGALDLRDWMEKHPGEPFPVSVAFGADPATILGAVTPVPDTLSEYAFAGLLRGSRTEVVKSISNDLEVPASAEIVLEGYIDPNEFADEGPYGDHTGYYNEVERHHVFTVTHVTMRNKPIYHSTYTGRPPDEPAVLGVALNEVFVPILQKQFPEIADFYLPPEGCSYRMAIVTLKKQYPGHAKRVMLGVWSFLRQFMYTKFVIVCDEQVNARDWPQVIAAMVNHMSPLRDTLFIEHTPIDSLDFASPVVGLGSKIGLDATVKWPAELVLSNSDQSDKTTALSLQELKARLSDEADVLDVALPEAANGKLVLLLINKQEAGQAQQLLQRVVDKLKGDSPLKFVILCDDDVNIHDWNDVIWAMTTRMDPARDSLRIVGQDLICFDATNKLPDEVEREWGTPIRKDPKLVAKIDSLWEELGIV, encoded by the coding sequence ATGAATTTTAAGGACTTACGGGATTTTCTTGACTATTTAGAGCAACGTGGGGAGCTAAAACGTATTACCCATCCGATTGATCCGCATTATGAAATGACCGAGATCAGCGACCGGACGTTACGTGCTAAAGGCCCAGCGTTGTTGTTTGAAAATCCGCTAGGTTATGACTTTCCAGTGCTAACTAATTTGTTTGGCACGCCAGAACGCGTTGCGATGGGCATGGGGCGACAGCAGATTCAAGAGCTGCGTGATGTAGGTCAGTGGTTGGCTTATCTTAAAGAACCTGAACCGCCTCGTGGTTTAAAAGAGCTGATTGAAAAGCTGCCCGTTTTTAAACAGGTGCTCAATATGCCAGTTAAGCGCTTGCGTCGTGCTCCTTGCCAAGAAATCGTGTGGCAGGGTGATGAGGTTGATCTCGATAAAATCCCTGTGATGAGCTGCTGGCCAGACGATGTTGCACCACTTTTAACTTGGGGTTTAACCATTACGCGTGGCCCACATAAAAAGCGCCAAAATCTTGGGATCTATCGTCAGCAAAAAATCGCCCGTAATAAAGTCATCATGCGTTGGTTAGCCCATCGCGGAGGGGCATTAGACTTGCGGGATTGGATGGAAAAACATCCCGGAGAGCCTTTTCCTGTCAGTGTGGCGTTTGGTGCCGATCCGGCGACCATTCTCGGTGCGGTGACGCCAGTCCCAGATACCTTATCTGAATACGCGTTTGCTGGACTGTTGCGTGGCAGTCGTACTGAAGTGGTCAAGTCGATCAGTAACGATCTGGAAGTGCCGGCGAGTGCTGAAATCGTGCTCGAGGGCTATATCGATCCTAACGAATTTGCAGATGAAGGTCCCTATGGCGATCACACGGGTTATTACAACGAGGTTGAGCGCCATCATGTGTTCACTGTCACTCATGTGACCATGCGTAATAAGCCGATTTATCACAGCACCTATACAGGGCGTCCGCCCGATGAACCCGCCGTGCTTGGTGTGGCGCTTAACGAAGTCTTCGTACCTATCTTGCAAAAGCAGTTTCCTGAAATTGCCGATTTTTATCTGCCGCCAGAAGGCTGCTCGTATCGCATGGCGATAGTGACACTTAAGAAACAGTATCCGGGACACGCTAAGCGGGTGATGCTGGGTGTGTGGTCATTCCTACGTCAATTTATGTACACCAAGTTTGTGATTGTGTGTGATGAACAAGTGAATGCGCGCGATTGGCCACAAGTGATTGCCGCTATGGTCAATCACATGTCGCCTCTGCGCGATACTCTATTTATTGAGCATACGCCGATTGACTCGCTGGATTTTGCTTCACCAGTGGTGGGTTTAGGCTCAAAAATCGGTTTGGATGCCACCGTCAAATGGCCTGCAGAGCTGGTGCTTTCTAACTCTGACCAAAGTGACAAGACAACGGCACTTTCACTGCAAGAGCTAAAAGCGCGCTTGAGTGATGAAGCGGATGTGTTGGATGTTGCATTACCGGAGGCGGCGAATGGTAAGTTGGTTCTTCTACTTATTAATAAGCAGGAAGCTGGGCAGGCACAGCAACTGTTACAGCGTGTAGTCGATAAACTCAAGGGTGACTCGCCGCTTAAGTTTGTGATCTTGTGCGATGATGACGTGAATATCCATGACTGGAATGATGTGATCTGGGCAATGACCACACGCATGGATCCGGCACGTGATAGCTTACGAATCGTTGGCCAAGATTTGATCTGCTTTGATGCAACCAATAAACTGCCTGACGAAGTCGAACGTGAATGGGGTACTCCGATCCGAAAAGATCCTAAGCTAGTCGCGAAAATCGATTCGTTATGGGAGGAGTTAGGCATTGTATGA
- the rho gene encoding transcription termination factor Rho produces MNLTELKNTPVSDLVKLGESLGLENLARLRKQDIIFAILKAHAKSGEDIFGDGVLEILQDGFGFLRSADSSYLAGPDDIYVSPSQIRRFNLRTGDSIAGKIRPPKEGERYFALLKVNTVNDDRPDNARNKILFENLTPLHANERMVMERGNGSTEDITARVLDLAAPIGKGQRGLIVAPPKAGKTMLLQNIAQSIASNHPECVLMVLLIDERPEEVTEMQRLVKGEVVASTFDEPASRHVQVAEMVIEKAKRLVEHKKDVVILLDSITRLARAYNTVVPASGKVLTGGVDANALHRPKRFFGAARNVEEGGSLTIIATALVDTGSKMDEVIYEEFKGTGNMELHLNRKIAEKRVFPAIDFNRSGTRREELLTKTDELQKMWILRKIVHPMGESDAMEFLIDKLAMTKTNDEFFDAMRRQ; encoded by the coding sequence ATGAATCTAACAGAACTGAAGAACACCCCTGTGTCTGATCTGGTTAAGCTTGGCGAAAGTCTAGGCCTTGAAAACCTGGCACGCCTACGCAAACAAGACATTATTTTCGCAATCCTTAAAGCACACGCAAAAAGTGGTGAAGACATTTTTGGCGATGGGGTTTTGGAAATTCTTCAAGACGGTTTTGGTTTCTTACGTAGTGCAGACAGTTCATACCTTGCTGGCCCTGACGACATCTATGTGTCACCTAGCCAAATTCGTCGCTTTAACCTACGTACAGGCGACTCAATTGCTGGGAAAATTCGTCCGCCAAAAGAGGGTGAGCGTTACTTTGCCTTGCTTAAAGTGAACACTGTAAACGATGACCGCCCAGACAACGCCCGCAACAAAATCCTTTTCGAGAACTTAACTCCTCTGCATGCCAACGAACGTATGGTGATGGAACGTGGTAATGGTTCTACAGAAGATATTACCGCGCGTGTTCTTGATCTGGCAGCGCCAATTGGTAAAGGTCAACGTGGTCTGATTGTTGCTCCGCCAAAAGCGGGTAAAACCATGCTGCTACAAAACATCGCTCAAAGCATCGCCAGCAATCACCCTGAGTGTGTGCTGATGGTACTGCTGATTGACGAGCGTCCAGAAGAAGTTACTGAGATGCAGCGCCTAGTAAAAGGTGAAGTGGTTGCTTCAACCTTTGATGAGCCAGCATCGCGCCACGTACAAGTGGCAGAAATGGTGATTGAAAAAGCCAAACGTCTGGTTGAACACAAGAAAGACGTGGTGATCCTACTGGATTCGATTACTCGTCTAGCGCGTGCCTACAACACTGTGGTTCCTGCATCAGGTAAAGTACTGACCGGTGGTGTGGATGCGAACGCATTGCATCGTCCTAAGCGTTTCTTCGGCGCAGCACGTAATGTGGAAGAGGGTGGTAGCTTGACCATCATCGCAACCGCGCTGGTCGATACTGGTTCTAAGATGGATGAAGTGATTTACGAAGAGTTCAAAGGTACAGGTAACATGGAACTGCACTTGAACCGTAAGATTGCTGAAAAACGCGTTTTCCCTGCGATCGACTTCAACCGCTCTGGTACTCGTCGTGAAGAGTTACTCACCAAGACGGATGAGCTACAAAAGATGTGGATCCTGCGTAAGATTGTTCACCCAATGGGTGAATCTGATGCGATGGAATTCCTCATTGATAAATTAGCAATGACCAAAACGAACGATGAATTCTTTGACGCGATGCGTCGTCAGTAA
- the trxA gene encoding thioredoxin TrxA, giving the protein MSDKILQLTDDGFENDVIKAAGPVLVDFWAEWCGPCKMIAPILDEVADEYAGKLTIGKLNIDHNAGTPPKFGIRGIPTLLLFKDGSVVATKVGALSKTQLKEFLDANL; this is encoded by the coding sequence ATGAGTGACAAAATTTTGCAGCTGACCGATGACGGTTTCGAGAACGATGTAATCAAAGCTGCAGGCCCGGTTCTAGTTGACTTTTGGGCGGAGTGGTGTGGTCCTTGTAAAATGATTGCGCCTATCCTAGATGAAGTGGCTGATGAATACGCAGGCAAACTCACTATCGGCAAACTGAATATTGACCATAACGCAGGAACACCACCTAAGTTTGGTATCCGCGGTATCCCAACGCTGCTTCTGTTTAAAGACGGCAGTGTGGTAGCGACCAAAGTCGGTGCGCTATCAAAAACTCAACTGAAAGAGTTCCTTGACGCGAACCTGTAA
- the rhlB gene encoding ATP-dependent RNA helicase RhlB: MKKTHITEHKFADFGLQPQVIDGLEKKGFVYCTPIQALALPVLLSGQDIAGQAQTGTGKTLAFLTATFNHLLTTPAAEGRAETQPRAIIMAPTRELAIQIFNDAEPLLASTGLKAALAYGGESYDKQVAKLQSGVDILIGTTGRIIDFYKQRVFNLNHIQAVVLDEADRMFDLGFIKDIRFLFRRMPEPKDRLNMLFSATLSYRVQELAFEHMNNPEHVVVEPEQKTGHRIQEELFYPSNEHKMALLQTLIEEEWPDRAIIFANTKHRCEQIWAHLAADNHRVGLLTGDVPQKKRERILEQFTQGDVDILVATDVAARGLHIPQVTHVFNYDLPDDCEDYVHRIGRTGRAGASGHSISFACEEYAINLPAIESYIEHAIPTSDYDPSALLTDLPAPLSLRSSPQQRRTNTAGSRNSNNGGNRKPQQRRPRAPRPKKEA; this comes from the coding sequence ATGAAAAAGACGCATATCACAGAGCATAAGTTCGCCGACTTTGGTTTACAGCCACAAGTTATTGATGGACTGGAAAAAAAGGGGTTTGTTTACTGTACCCCTATCCAAGCATTGGCGTTGCCGGTACTGCTCTCCGGCCAAGACATCGCAGGCCAGGCCCAAACAGGGACTGGTAAAACGCTCGCGTTTCTTACTGCTACCTTCAACCATTTATTGACCACACCAGCCGCTGAAGGCCGAGCAGAAACTCAGCCACGCGCCATTATTATGGCCCCGACTCGCGAACTGGCGATTCAGATCTTTAATGATGCCGAGCCTTTGTTGGCCTCAACCGGTCTGAAAGCAGCTTTGGCTTACGGTGGCGAAAGCTATGATAAGCAAGTCGCAAAATTGCAAAGTGGCGTGGATATTCTGATCGGTACGACCGGACGAATTATCGATTTCTACAAACAGCGTGTATTCAACCTCAACCACATTCAAGCTGTGGTGCTGGATGAAGCAGATCGCATGTTTGATCTCGGCTTTATTAAAGACATTCGTTTCTTGTTCCGTCGTATGCCAGAGCCCAAAGATCGCCTCAACATGCTGTTCTCTGCCACCCTCTCTTACCGCGTGCAAGAGCTGGCTTTTGAACACATGAACAATCCTGAACATGTGGTGGTAGAGCCTGAGCAAAAAACCGGTCATCGCATTCAAGAAGAGCTGTTTTACCCATCAAACGAACATAAGATGGCGCTGCTACAGACCCTGATCGAAGAAGAGTGGCCAGATCGCGCAATCATTTTTGCTAACACTAAGCACCGCTGTGAACAGATTTGGGCACATTTGGCGGCCGATAACCACCGTGTTGGCCTACTGACTGGTGATGTACCGCAGAAAAAACGTGAGCGTATTTTAGAGCAGTTCACCCAAGGTGATGTGGACATTCTGGTTGCGACCGACGTTGCAGCGCGCGGCTTGCACATTCCTCAAGTGACTCACGTGTTTAACTACGATTTGCCTGACGATTGTGAAGACTATGTACACCGTATTGGCCGTACGGGTCGTGCGGGCGCAAGTGGTCACTCGATAAGCTTTGCGTGTGAAGAGTACGCGATTAATTTGCCGGCGATCGAAAGCTACATTGAGCATGCGATTCCAACCTCAGACTACGATCCTTCAGCTCTGCTGACGGACTTACCCGCGCCTCTGAGCCTACGTTCGTCGCCACAACAGCGCCGCACCAATACCGCAGGTTCTCGCAATAGCAATAATGGTGGCAATCGCAAACCTCAGCAACGCCGCCCACGCGCACCACGCCCGAAAAAGGAAGCCTGA
- the gppA gene encoding guanosine-5'-triphosphate,3'-diphosphate diphosphatase gives MSQAVSSPLYAAIDLGSNSFHMLVVRHIDGSVQTMAKIKRKVRLAAGLDEHNALSLDAMQRGWDCLSLFAERLQDIPAENIRIVGTATLRTATNAGEFIAKANQILGHPIDVISGEEEAATIYKGVAHTSGGLGRRLVVDIGGASTELIIGEGFEAKALTSLKMGCVTWLERHFKDRQLTATNFNNAILAAKQMLDPILTQYTELGWNVCVGASGTVQALQEIMLAQGMDEVITLTKLKRLQKQAMLADHLEELDIEGLTLERALVFPSGLSILIAIFESLNIEAMTLAGGALREGLVYEMVQDLRQEDIRARTISCVQTRYQLDSAYGDQVATLASKLLAQCGGEAWINEPQAEMLLRTAAKLHEIGLTIDFKKGGEHSAYLLQHLDLPGYTRAQKHYLGEIVRRYREQLTSLPEQYALSGTSGKRVLRLLRLAVLLSHRRSPALEPMVELSAQDDKLTLTLDGEWLANNPLTRTELELEANRQTDIGWPLSIEYH, from the coding sequence ATGAGCCAAGCCGTTTCTTCACCCTTGTATGCTGCCATTGATTTAGGTTCCAACAGTTTTCACATGTTGGTCGTGCGTCATATCGATGGCAGTGTGCAGACAATGGCAAAAATCAAACGTAAGGTGCGTCTGGCGGCCGGTCTAGATGAACACAACGCCTTGAGCTTAGATGCGATGCAAAGAGGGTGGGATTGTCTCAGCCTTTTTGCCGAGCGACTGCAAGATATTCCCGCAGAGAATATCCGAATTGTAGGGACCGCAACCCTGCGAACCGCCACCAATGCCGGTGAATTTATCGCTAAAGCGAACCAGATTTTAGGCCATCCGATCGACGTTATTTCCGGTGAAGAAGAAGCGGCCACTATCTATAAAGGTGTCGCACACACTTCGGGGGGTTTAGGGCGTCGCTTAGTAGTGGATATTGGTGGAGCCAGTACCGAGCTGATTATCGGTGAAGGTTTTGAAGCCAAAGCCCTCACCAGCTTGAAAATGGGTTGTGTGACTTGGTTAGAGCGCCATTTCAAAGATCGTCAGCTGACGGCCACCAACTTTAATAACGCCATTTTAGCCGCCAAACAGATGCTGGATCCGATCCTCACTCAATACACCGAGCTTGGCTGGAATGTGTGTGTTGGAGCCAGTGGTACGGTACAGGCGTTGCAAGAGATCATGCTGGCGCAAGGCATGGATGAAGTCATTACGCTGACCAAACTCAAGCGTTTACAAAAGCAAGCCATGCTGGCCGATCATCTCGAAGAGCTGGATATCGAAGGGTTAACGCTGGAACGTGCTCTGGTTTTCCCAAGTGGCCTATCGATTCTGATTGCGATTTTTGAATCACTGAACATCGAAGCGATGACGCTGGCGGGCGGTGCACTGCGTGAAGGTCTCGTCTATGAGATGGTTCAAGACCTACGCCAAGAAGATATTCGAGCGCGCACCATTAGCTGCGTACAAACCCGTTATCAGCTCGATAGCGCTTATGGTGATCAAGTCGCTACTCTCGCCAGTAAACTGCTCGCACAATGTGGCGGTGAAGCCTGGATCAATGAACCACAAGCAGAGATGTTGCTGCGTACGGCAGCTAAGTTGCATGAAATTGGTCTCACCATCGATTTCAAAAAAGGGGGGGAGCACAGCGCTTACCTACTCCAACATCTTGATCTGCCGGGTTATACCCGCGCACAAAAACATTATTTAGGTGAAATCGTACGTCGCTATCGCGAACAGTTAACTTCTTTACCTGAACAATATGCACTGTCAGGCACCAGTGGTAAACGCGTACTGCGTTTGCTGCGCCTTGCTGTCCTCTTAAGCCATCGACGCAGCCCAGCGTTAGAGCCGATGGTAGAATTGAGCGCGCAAGACGACAAGCTGACGCTCACGCTTGACGGTGAATGGCTAGCAAACAATCCACTGACTCGCACAGAGTTAGAGCTAGAAGCCAATCGGCAAACCGATATCGGTTGGCCTCTGTCGATTGAATACCACTAA